From the genome of Argonema galeatum A003/A1:
AGAGGGGCAGAGGGGCAGAGGGGCAGAGGGGCAGAGGGGCAGAGGGGCAGAGGGGCAGAGGAATAAAAATGTTATTTCTTGAACAAAAGCATAACAACTCCAAAAAATCAAATTTCAAGCCGAACAAAATCTAAATTTGGAAGTCTACAATACTATCAGAAAAAGGCTGTAAAGAACGAGGATTATGGTTATTTGCCGTCAACAGGCAACTGTGGTGACAGGTGCAGTATCAATCCTTTTGAGCCAGCTGATTGGTTCGAGTAACAACCCTCTAAATCAGACATTTAGGGGATTATCAATTCAGCTAGGTTTCAATTCTTCAGTATTAGCCCAACTTCCGCCCAGCGATGGAACAGGGATTAACTATACGCCCCCTAACCGAGGCGCTCCCTCAAGTACGGGATCGGGAGGGGCGCGTAACCATGAGGGGCCTACCATTTTACAGTCAGATGAAGATTCTATTCAGTTGCGAGGAAACCAGAATATACCTCCCGTTTCCCCTGCTTCCCCAGTCCCGATTCAGCCTTTGAGAAGGGAATGTTCCCAGATTTTGCCTGTATTCTTAGTTCCTCAAGATCATGCAGGACAAACTACATCTAGTCGTCCCAAGTTTTTCTGGTATATGTCAGACACCAGTTCGGTGGAGTTTACGTTAAAAAAAGAGGGCGCAAATGAGCCATTCTTTAAGGAGCGGCTCGAAGTACCAAAAGCTGGCATAATTCAGACAGAAATTCCTAAAGGCCAGCCAGAACTGACTGTAGGGCAAGATTACCTTTGGTCAGTATCAGTTGTCTGCAATACCGAGCGAGGCTCTAAAAAAGTTACTGTTCAGGCCCTTATTAGGCGCGTGGCTCCTACAGAGGAACTGACTAGACGGCTAAGAAGGGCCCAATCAGAACGCGATCGGGCCAGAATTTACGCTCAGCAAGGATTCTGGTATGACGCCTTAGAAACTATCTCCAAAGCCTCTAACGATAAACCTCAAGATCGGTCTATTACTGAGGATTTTTATTCGCTTTTAGACCAGGTTGGGTTGAATGAAGTGGTAGCGAAACAGCGGCAAAATTCACAAAGGTAATAATCTTTGGCTCGAAAAATCTTGCATAAGAAGTTTTCCGGTCTGACTCTAAAACAAGAAGGTTATGGTTATTTTACGCAAACAGACGAATGTAGTAACTGGTGCAGTATCAATCCTTTTGATACAACTGATT
Proteins encoded in this window:
- a CDS encoding DUF928 domain-containing protein, with protein sequence MVICRQQATVVTGAVSILLSQLIGSSNNPLNQTFRGLSIQLGFNSSVLAQLPPSDGTGINYTPPNRGAPSSTGSGGARNHEGPTILQSDEDSIQLRGNQNIPPVSPASPVPIQPLRRECSQILPVFLVPQDHAGQTTSSRPKFFWYMSDTSSVEFTLKKEGANEPFFKERLEVPKAGIIQTEIPKGQPELTVGQDYLWSVSVVCNTERGSKKVTVQALIRRVAPTEELTRRLRRAQSERDRARIYAQQGFWYDALETISKASNDKPQDRSITEDFYSLLDQVGLNEVVAKQRQNSQR